The window AGCCCCATATACTGCCCTTCAATCTGCTCGAGGGCCGTGGCTCTTTGGCCAATTTCAGTCAAGCAACCAGCGCCATTGCTGCGAAAGGTTTCAGCATCCGCCAAAGGATCTGCGAATCGGGCTTCCCAAAGCCTGCGCCACTGGGTATTCGAAGAGATCACCAACGCTCCTGGCGCTTGAATCAAGCGCTGAATACACACCGAGGTGGTCAGAATATCCGCATAACTGATCAAACAGGGGGCTTCCCGCAGCCAATCAGCCGCACACACCAGAGACTTCACCATTTGAGTCGTTTGCCAACGCGGATTGAAAAAGCCTGTGGTTTCAGGCAAATCCAGACATTCAGAACGGTAGCCTTTGACAATGCCGATCTGCTCACAGCCTCCTTCCCGCAGAGCGGCGATCTGCCAGCTCAAAAGAGGTTTCCCCCCTAATTCCACCAAGCCCTTGGGCAAAGCTTCGGTCATAGCGCCCAAACGGCTGCCCCGGCCTGCCGCCAGAATTATTGCGCGCATCTTGAAAATACCTCTTGAAAAAATTGCAAATCACCGGCCCTGAAAGGCGAAAGCCTTTCGGGATGCCACATGATGCCCCACCAGGGCAGTTCATGATGGCGCAGCGCTTTGATCACCCCATCGTGAGAATGGGCAAGGCTCTCGCAGGGCCCGCTGTCAGAAGAGGTTCCCCACTGGTGATAGGAATTGACCTGAATCCATTCGCCGCGAAAGCAGACTTCCTGTTCAGCCTGAACATGTCCACTCAGTGGCACCAATTCAACCCCCAATGCAGCCTGCATCACCTGCATGCCACGGCAAACACCCAAAACAGGCAAACGCTTTTCCTCGGCCTTTTGCAAAAGCGCAAATTCAAGCGCATCGCGTTCAGGCGCATCGCCTCCATAACGCTGTAAGCTATTGCCGCCCGTCAAAAGCAAGCCCTGAACGGGGTGTGTCGTGAGCATTTCCATGGCAAGCTCCAATTGATTAGGCAAAAGCAAAGGCAAAAAACCGGCCTGATATAAAAACGCTGACCAACGCTGATCCAGGGCATCACGGCGCTCCTGAATCTCAGCATGCACTTCCACCCGCTGCGTTACCGCCAGCCATTTCATGCCAGCACCATCACCTGCCGAGAGGCACAGTCCAATTCCAATTCACGGGCCTTTTGCCATTGCTGGTAAAGCACCTCCCCTGCGCCAATGACAGCAGGTATCCCCATTTCACCAGCCCGAATCGCCATATGTGAGTTCACACCCCCATAGAGCGTAATCAAACCTGCAATGCCATAGCCAAAGATCCAGTCATAACCAGGATCAGCACTGGGAATTAAGAGAATTGCCCCTCCCAGAGATTCGGGAGAAGCATCGGCAAAACGCACAGGGCCTTTGGCGCGCTTCAGGGTCACAAAATTGGGCTCACCTGGCAAATATTCAAACTGCCAGATATCTTCCGGACGGGTAATCAGAGGAGGCAAGACCAGTGAACGGGTCAATAGATCTTGCTGCCGGCCCGCCTCAACCAGCGTTTTTAAGGCCCAATCAAGATCGTAGCTGCTGCCCACCCTGCGAAGCAGCGCTTGAATGTCTAAAAATGAGCAATCCTCTCTGCTCAAGCCATATTCGCCCCCCAACCCTGCAATGGCTTCCAGCACATCACTGAGATTGCGTGTAAACAAAAATTTCGCGTATTCACGCCCTTCAATCGCAGCCTTGATAAAATCAAAAAGCTCAAGAACATCCAATTCCAGACCATGGCTTTGCAAAAGCTGACGGATTTGCTTCAGTTGCTCCAGGCTTAAACTGAAGACCGGTGAAGCTTGGGGTTCTACAGGCGTTCCAAAATAACGTTCAGGAGCCCGGTCATAGCGCTCAGACAGAATATCGTAAGTACCTGGCCGCAAATGTCCATAGATCTCCAAAAAAGCAGGCCGACTGAGACGGTAATAATCCCGC of the bacterium (Candidatus Blackallbacteria) CG13_big_fil_rev_8_21_14_2_50_49_14 genome contains:
- a CDS encoding nucleotidyl transferase, with translation MRAIILAAGRGSRLGAMTEALPKGLVELGGKPLLSWQIAALREGGCEQIGIVKGYRSECLDLPETTGFFNPRWQTTQMVKSLVCAADWLREAPCLISYADILTTSVCIQRLIQAPGALVISSNTQWRRLWEARFADPLADAETFRSNGAGCLTEIGQRATALEQIEGQYMGLLKITPLAWGWIEAALEALSQEAADRLDMTSLLQLLLRRQHEISVLPVAEPWLELDTPEDLRLYQDWLVRGELALPLGVH